In Sulfitobacter sp. LCG007, the sequence TTGCACGGACAGCTCGTCGAAGCGCAGCCTGCCTTCGGCCGGGAGATAGCTGAAATAGCTGCGCGCGCCCTGTATCGGGATCGGGCTCGCGCTTGGATCCGGCTGGATGGCGCCGGCCCCGATCTGGAGCGAGACATTGAGCGTCCCCATCGTGCCGTCCCCGGCCACATCTCCGCGCACGGACCCGGAGATCGGCGCGTTCAGCGCCTGAAGCCATGCGAAGGCAGGTCCCACGGCCGCGATATCCGCCGCGTCGAGATCGTTCAGCGTCACGCCGAATTCCGAGGCGCGACTGTCGATCCGCCCGGTATAGTTTGCGGCAAGGGTCGCCACTGTCGCCCCGCCACCCAGCAGCGCCAGATCCGCCGACGCGCTCAGTTCCGCCCCCCTGCGTTCGACGTTCATGCGCCCGCCATCGATCGTCCAGCTGCGGCCCGACGCGTGATCGTCGATCCGCAGCGTCAGCGAGCGGAATCCGACGTGGCGCAGGTTTGCAAGCCCCGGCTCGAGCAGAAGTTCCCCAAGCTCCGAAAGCATCTGGCCGAGGTTGTCGGCCTTTCGTGCCGGCCCCTTTACGGTGACCCCCGACGACAGACTCACGCGCCCATCCAGGTCGCGCTCGAGATTCACGAAGATGCCGGAGATGTCGACCGAACCGAGCTCGAGCCGGCCCTCGAGCAGCGGGAGCGGCGCGAGACTGGCCCGCATTTCCGTGAAAGCGGCGATCTCCGCGCCGTTGGGATCTACAAGCCGCACGTTGTCGGCGCGCACCCTCGGATGCCATTCCTCGTCGATCACCGTGACGATATTGCCGACCTCGACACGGACATCCGGAACAAGCGCCTCGAGGCGCGTCTCGATCCTGCTGCGCAGCCATGTCGGCGCGTAGAGATCGCGCCCCTGCGCCCACACGACGGCAAGCCCGAGCGCCGCGGCGGAAAGGGTGACGCCCGCCAGCAGCCAGACACAGGTCATGATCGCGCGCCGGCGCTTGCGCCCGGGCCTCGGCGGCGCTGGCCCTCGCGGGGCGGTATCCGTTTCGTCCTGCAACGTGCTCGCTGCCTTCGGCGGCCAATGTGGCTCTGTCCTCGCGGTGCGGTCTGTCCGTTCTTCCGCTCTTCCCTCTGACGGGCTGTGCCCTAATATGTCAGGCTCGTCCCCAGCTTCCAAGCCGAGAGAGAGCCATGCTTGATGTTTCCCGTCCCGCTCCCGATTTCACACTGCCCGGCACGACCGGAGAAGTCACTCTTTCAGCCCTGAAGGGCAAGCCGGTGGTGCTGTTCTTCTATCCAAAGGACGACACGCCCGGCTGCACGACGGAAAACGTCGGCTTTTCCGACAAGCGCGGCGAGTTTGAGGCGGCCGGCGCGCATGTCTTCGGGATTTCCAAGGACACGCTCAAGAAGCACGAGAAATTCGCCGCAAAGCATGACCTCAAGGTTCCGCTCCTGTCCGACGCCGACGGTACGGTCTGCGAGGATTATGACGTCTGGAAGGAAAAAAGCATGTACGGCAAGACCTACATGGGGATCGAGCGGACAACCGTGCTGATCGACGCGGAAGGCAATGTCGCCCAGGTCTGGGAGAAGGTGAAGGTGCCGGGACATGTGGAGGCGGTGCTGACTGCGGTGCAGGGGCTCTGAGTACTCCGGCCGCGATGAAGCCGCTGGCGCAGATGGCCGAGGCGGTGCTGCGCACTGCCGACGGGCGACGCAAATGCGCGCTCTCGCGGCAGTACGCGGCCGAATGGCGTGCGGCGCGCGAAGCGGGCGACCTTCCCGAGATCGGCCATGCCGACCCCCCGCCCCATCCGGCACGGCCGGAGCGGCCCGAGCTGCTGTCGCCACGCGATGTGCCGCGCCGCAGGCCCGGCTCGCCCGAGGGACGGATCGCGCTGCTGCACGCCGTCGCCCATATCGAACTGAACGCGGTCGATCTGCACTGGGACATCATCGCACGCTTCTCGCAGATCAGGATGCCGCCCGGCTTCTATGATGACTGGGTCAAGGCTGCTGACGAGGAATCGAAGCATTTCAATCTGGTATGCGACTGTCTTGAAGAAATGGGCAGCCACTACGGTGCCCTTCCGGCGCATGCGGGCATGTGGCGTGCCGCCGAGGACACCGCTTCTGACCTGATGGGCCGTCTGGCCGTGGTGCCGATGGTGCTCGAGGCGCGCGGACTGGATGTGACGCCTGGCATGATCGAGATTTTCCGCAAGGCCGGCGCCGCCCCGACCGTGTCCGCGCTCGAGGTGATCTATGCCGAAGAGGTAAGCCACGTCGCCTATGGATCGAAGTGGTTTCACTTTCTCTGCGGGCGCCACGAACTCGACCCGAAGGAGACGTTTCACGGGCTCGTGCGCCGATATTTCCACGGCGCGCTGAAGCCACCCTTCAACGAGGAAAAGCGGGCCGATGCCGGAATACCGCCGGACTTCTACTGGCCGCTGGCCGAAGGGCGGATCTGACACGTCGCCAAGTCGTTGAGATCGGCGGATTTTCGCCAAGAAGGCGGATTTCGGCACATTGCCGCGGAACCTTTCTGGCTGAAGGGTTGCCCGACAGCGGCCTCCTCTCTAAGCAAATGGCATCACGTCTACTACCGGGTGGGGAACCGGGGGCGCGACTTCAGAACCGGAAAAGGGGCGGAACATTGCGGACACGGCTGGCAATCAGGATTCATTCCGCTCTCGAGCACTGGTTTCCCGAACGCCGCGTCTTTCTCAAGTCCGATGCAGATACCCGTTTCATACGCCTGCGTCCGGGAACGCAGCTGCTGACCCTGGCCGGCTGTTCGACACTTGTCGCCTGGTCCATCGTGGCGACATCAATCCTTCTCATGGACAGCATCGGCGCCGACAACCTGCGCGAGCAGGCACGGCGCGACCAGGACAGCTACAAGGCGCGGCTCGACGACCTGTCCGCGCAGCGCGACGGGCGTGCCGCCGAGGCGCGCGCGGCACAGGGACGCTTCAATGCCGCCCTCGCCCAGATTTCCCAGATGCAGTCCGACCTGCTTGCATCCGAAACCCGCCGCCGGGAACTCGAGACCGGCATCGAGGTGATCCAGGCAACCCTGCGGGACACGATGCGCGAACGTGAGATGGCCCGCAATGCGCTGGCCGAGATCGAGGGCGTATCCGAAGACGCCGACGGCAACATGGCGCTGGCCTCCGGCGATTCCCCGGTTCCGCTCGATTTCCTGTCCGATGCGCTGGCACGCGCCGCTGCCGAGCGTGACGAGATCCGCATCAGCGCCGATGATGCGATCAGCGCCGCCGACGAGCTCGCCTATCAGATCGAGCTGATGCGCGAGCAGAACGACACGATCTTCCGGCAGCTCGAGGAAGCGATGTCCGTCTCCGTCACGCCGCTCGACAAGATGTTCAAGTCGGCGGGAATGAATCCCGACCGTGTGCTTGACCAGGTGCGCCGGGGTTACTCGGGACAGGGTGGGCCGCTGACACCGATATCCTTCTCGACGCGCGGACAGGAACCGAGTGCGGATGCGCAGCGCGCCAATGCCCTGCTGGGCCAGATGGACCGCCTGAACCTCTACCGCATCGCCGCCGAGCGCGCGCCTTTCGCCGAGCCGGTCAAGTCGGCCTTCCGCTTCACCAGCGGCTTCGGCGCGCGGCGCGATCCGATAACCGGGGGCCGGCGCATGCATGAAGGGCTCGACTTCGCGGCCGCCTACGGCACACCCCTTTATGCGACCGCCGACGGCACCGTAACAAAGGCGGGTTGGGGCTCGGGATACGGGCGCATGGTCCAGATCCGTCACGACTTCGGGATCGAGACCGTTTACGGTCACCTGTCCAAACTCAACGTGAAGGTCGGCCAAAAGGTCTCGCGCGGGGATCGCATCGGTGATATGGGATCGTCTGGACGCTCGACCGGGACGCATCTGCACTACGAGGTGCGCGTGAATGGTCGGCCGGTAAATCCAATGACATACATCAAGGCAGCGAGAGATGTTTTCTAAGAGCAAGATCAACGAACCCGGCCCGAAGCAGCCCGAACAGGACCGGCCGGCACAGAGCTCCGGGAGCGCCTCCGCGACGCCCTCGTCCCAAGGCAGCGACTACAAGGCGAGCGCGCCCAAGCCCAAGCCGCCGGCCTCTGTCCTCTCTTCCGATCTGCACGTCACCGGCAACATGAAGACCACCGGCGATATCCAGGTCGAAGGCACGGTCGAAGGCGACATTCGCGCCCACCTGCTGACCATCGGCGAGACGGCGACGATCAAGGGCGAGGTGATCGCGGACGATATCGTCGTCAATGGCCGTGTGGTGGGACGCGTGCGGGGATTGAAGGTCAGGCTGACCTCGACTGCCCGTGTCGAGGGCGACATCATCCACAAGACGATCGCGATCGAATCCGGCGCCCATTTCGAGGGCTCGGTGCAGCGTCAGGACGATCCGCTCAACCCCGGCGCAAAGACGGCGCCCGTGGCCAAGCCGAACCCGGCTTCCTGAGCGTCATCGCAGTTTCATGGCGGGCGCCGGTCCATTGGGCCGGCGTCTTGCTTTTGCGCGGACCCACCCTGCGCGCAATCGATCGCGACCGGACGCGCCTGATGGCAGCTGTCCGCGACTGCCGGATTTGATCTCGGACAAGGCCGGTCCGGAATTTCTCGGCTAGCTTGCCGTCCATCGAATGGGCAAAACGCCGGATCGCGGGAGGAAGTGATGAAGATCATGATCGTATATGCCACCGTCGAGGGCCAGACCGGCAAGATCGCGCGGTTCGTCGAGTCCGAACTGCGCACCTCGGGTCAGAGGACAGAGCTTTTGGATACGGCTCGGCGGGTCGACCCGGTCTCGTTCAGCGGTATCGACCTTGTCGTGCTGGCGGCCCCCGTGCACGAAAGGCGGCATCCGCAGACATTCGAGATTTTCGTCGCCACCCATCGAAAGGGCATGTCGGCGATCCCGACACTGATGATCTCGGTCAGTCTCAGCGCGGCTTTCCCGGAAGGGAGGGAAGCCGCGGCGGACTATTTGACGGAGATGTCCATGCGTACCGGCTTCACGCCGGACGAGTCGCTGCTATGCGCGGGCGCGGTGCGGGTGGAGAACTACGACTATTTCGCCGAACAGGTTCTGCGGCACGTGGTGTTGCGGGGCCGCGACTACGACCCCGCGAAAGGTTCGCACGAGTTTACCGACTGGACGGAGCTCAGGCGGGTCGTTTCGGACTTCGTCACCGAAGAGGCCGAGCTCGACCTGCCCTGAGCGCCCGCGCGATCACCGGGTGACGGTGACCTTCTTCATCACGTCAGGCTTGCCGACGACAGATCCATTCGCGCCCGTGCCCCGCTTGATGGCGTCCAGCACGTCGAGCCCGTCGGTCACGCGGCCGACGACGGTATATTGACCATTCAGGAAATGGCCCTCGTCGAACATGATGAAGAACTGGCTGTTGGCCGAATCCGGATCCTGCGAGCGGGCCATCCCGACGACGCCGCGGTCGAAGGGAACGTCCGAGAATTCGGCGGCGAGATCGGGGGCGTCAGATCCGCCCATGCCGGCGCGGGACATGTCGCCGCCTTCATGACCGAAGCGCACGTCGCCGGTCTGGGCCATGAAGCCGTCGATGACGCGGTGGAACACCACCCCGTCATAGGCGCCCGAGCTTGCAAGCTCCGCCAGACGGGCGGCGTGATTGGGCGCCACATCATCAAGCAGGTCGACCGTGATCGTACCGTTCGCCTCGCCTGCGACCTCGATCTGCATCTCGGTTGCCAGAGACGGACCGGCCAGAAGAAGGCCGGCTGCGAAAAGGATCGCCCTAGACATCGGCGGCGACCTTGACCGAAATCATCCGGTCAGGGCTTGCGGGCGGCTCTCCGCGGGTAATGGCATCGACATGCTCCATCCCCGAGATGACCTGACCGTAAACGGTGTACTGGCCGTTCAGGAAGTCGTTGTCCTTGAAGTTGATGAAGAACTGGCTGTTGGCCGAATCCGGGTTCGAGGATCGGGCCGCGCCCAGCGATCCGCGGGCATGTGGAACCTTCGAGAACTCGGCCGGCACGTTCGGCAGGTCCGAGCCACCGGTGCCGGCAAGACGGATGTTGAAACCGTCTTCCATGTCACCGTGCTCGACATCGCCCGTCTGCGCCATGAAACCATCGATCACGCGGTGGAAGCAGACGTTGTCATAGGCCCCGGCCCGGGCGAGCTGCTTCATCCGTTCGACATGCTTGGGGGCCACGTCCGGCAGAAGCTCGATGGTAACCGTGCCGCCACTCAGCTCCATCAGAATCGTGTTTTCGGGGTCCTTGATCTCGGCCATCTGAGGCGCTCCTGTCACTTTGGTTTGCGCCTAGGTAATCTTCGCGGGCACGATTGCCAAGCCGCGCATTGACCTGCATCGGGTTTGGATCAAAACACTTCCGTGAATACCAAAGGGAAAGGATCGCAGGATGGCCTGGAAGACGCTGGACGACATGGACCTGGACGGCAAGCGGGTGCTGGTGCGCGTCGACATCAACGTGCCTGTCGAGGACGGTCGCGTAACGGACACGACCCGGATCGAGCGCATCGTGCCGACCGTCGAGGACATCCTCGCGAAGGGCGGCATCCCGATATTGCTGGCCCATTTCGGCCGGCCGAAGGGCAAGGTGGTTCCGGAGATGTCCCTGCGCATCACCCTTCCCGCGCTGGAAAAGGCCCTGGGCCGGAGCGTGACATTTGTCGGGTCGCCCGATCCGGATGATCTGGGCAAGCTCGCGCCCGGCAGCGTCGTTCTGGTCGAGAACACCCGTTTCAGCCCCAAGGAAGAGGCGAACGACCCGGAGATGGCAGCCTTTCTCGCAAGCCTCGGCGACGTCTATTGCAACGACGCCTTTTCTGCCGCGCATCGCGCACATGCCTCGACCGAGGGGGTGGCGCATCTGCTGCCGAACTGCGCCGGCCGGTTGATGCAGGCCGAACTCGCGGCGCTCGAGGCTGCCCTGTCCCGGCCGAAACGGCCCGTGGCGGCGGTCGTGGGCGGGGCGAAGGTCTCGACCAAGATCGGCCTGCTCAAAAACCTCGTGGGCAAGCTCGACCTGCTGATCATCGGCGGCGGGATGGCCAACACGTTCCTTCTGGCCAAGGGCGCGCGTCTGGGGGCATCGTTGTCCGAGCCGGAACTGGTCGAGACCGCCAACAGCATCATGGCGAAAGCCGAGGCAACGGGTTGCACCATCATGCTGCCGGTCGACGGGCTGGTGGCCCGTGAATTCAAGGCGGGGGCGGGCTACGAGGTCGTGAAGCTGTCCTCGGATACCATGCTCGACAACGACCAGATGGTTCTCGACGCCGGGCCCGAGAGCATCGCCGCGATCACCGCGGCCTTCGCGGATCTGGAGACGCTGATCTGGAACGGCCCGCTTGGCGCTTTCGAGATCCCGCCCTTCGATGCCGCGACAATGGCGGCGGCAAGGGATGCGGCAGAGCGCACGACATCGGGCGGGCTGGTTTCCGTCGCCGGTGGCGGCGATACGGTCGCGGCTCTGAATGCCGCGGGGGTGGCCGGAGATTTCACCTACGTCTCGACCGCCGGCGGCGCGTTTCTGGAATGGATGGAAGGCAAGACGCTGCCTGGCGTCGCGGCACTGGGCGGCTGATCGTCTCGGCTGTGAAGCACCACTCCAATGCCTGGCGCGCCCCGCTCCGCAGGCCGGGCCGGGTTTCGGCGGTGCGGAATTGCATCACTTGCAGACCCTTCGTGAACCCCGTGTTTTCATGGGATTCACTCCGCGATTGGCACATGCGATAGTTCCCGTACGTCCAGCAAGAGGCGCGCCGAGGCAGAAAGAAGAATGAACCGAACCGCACGACCCGCACTGGGAAACTTCGCCTTCTTCTCGATCGCGTTCTGCGTCGCGACCTACTTCACCTTCGCGGCGGTCCAGGGCGACTTCGGACTGTTCCG encodes:
- a CDS encoding peroxiredoxin; protein product: MLDVSRPAPDFTLPGTTGEVTLSALKGKPVVLFFYPKDDTPGCTTENVGFSDKRGEFEAAGAHVFGISKDTLKKHEKFAAKHDLKVPLLSDADGTVCEDYDVWKEKSMYGKTYMGIERTTVLIDAEGNVAQVWEKVKVPGHVEAVLTAVQGL
- a CDS encoding ferritin-like domain-containing protein; this encodes MKPLAQMAEAVLRTADGRRKCALSRQYAAEWRAAREAGDLPEIGHADPPPHPARPERPELLSPRDVPRRRPGSPEGRIALLHAVAHIELNAVDLHWDIIARFSQIRMPPGFYDDWVKAADEESKHFNLVCDCLEEMGSHYGALPAHAGMWRAAEDTASDLMGRLAVVPMVLEARGLDVTPGMIEIFRKAGAAPTVSALEVIYAEEVSHVAYGSKWFHFLCGRHELDPKETFHGLVRRYFHGALKPPFNEEKRADAGIPPDFYWPLAEGRI
- a CDS encoding DUF5930 domain-containing protein, with translation MRTRLAIRIHSALEHWFPERRVFLKSDADTRFIRLRPGTQLLTLAGCSTLVAWSIVATSILLMDSIGADNLREQARRDQDSYKARLDDLSAQRDGRAAEARAAQGRFNAALAQISQMQSDLLASETRRRELETGIEVIQATLRDTMREREMARNALAEIEGVSEDADGNMALASGDSPVPLDFLSDALARAAAERDEIRISADDAISAADELAYQIELMREQNDTIFRQLEEAMSVSVTPLDKMFKSAGMNPDRVLDQVRRGYSGQGGPLTPISFSTRGQEPSADAQRANALLGQMDRLNLYRIAAERAPFAEPVKSAFRFTSGFGARRDPITGGRRMHEGLDFAAAYGTPLYATADGTVTKAGWGSGYGRMVQIRHDFGIETVYGHLSKLNVKVGQKVSRGDRIGDMGSSGRSTGTHLHYEVRVNGRPVNPMTYIKAARDVF
- a CDS encoding polymer-forming cytoskeletal protein, which encodes MFSKSKINEPGPKQPEQDRPAQSSGSASATPSSQGSDYKASAPKPKPPASVLSSDLHVTGNMKTTGDIQVEGTVEGDIRAHLLTIGETATIKGEVIADDIVVNGRVVGRVRGLKVRLTSTARVEGDIIHKTIAIESGAHFEGSVQRQDDPLNPGAKTAPVAKPNPAS
- a CDS encoding flavodoxin domain-containing protein, whose protein sequence is MKIMIVYATVEGQTGKIARFVESELRTSGQRTELLDTARRVDPVSFSGIDLVVLAAPVHERRHPQTFEIFVATHRKGMSAIPTLMISVSLSAAFPEGREAAADYLTEMSMRTGFTPDESLLCAGAVRVENYDYFAEQVLRHVVLRGRDYDPAKGSHEFTDWTELRRVVSDFVTEEAELDLP
- a CDS encoding peptidylprolyl isomerase produces the protein MSRAILFAAGLLLAGPSLATEMQIEVAGEANGTITVDLLDDVAPNHAARLAELASSGAYDGVVFHRVIDGFMAQTGDVRFGHEGGDMSRAGMGGSDAPDLAAEFSDVPFDRGVVGMARSQDPDSANSQFFIMFDEGHFLNGQYTVVGRVTDGLDVLDAIKRGTGANGSVVGKPDVMKKVTVTR
- a CDS encoding peptidylprolyl isomerase, whose protein sequence is MAEIKDPENTILMELSGGTVTIELLPDVAPKHVERMKQLARAGAYDNVCFHRVIDGFMAQTGDVEHGDMEDGFNIRLAGTGGSDLPNVPAEFSKVPHARGSLGAARSSNPDSANSQFFINFKDNDFLNGQYTVYGQVISGMEHVDAITRGEPPASPDRMISVKVAADV
- the pgk gene encoding phosphoglycerate kinase, which produces MAWKTLDDMDLDGKRVLVRVDINVPVEDGRVTDTTRIERIVPTVEDILAKGGIPILLAHFGRPKGKVVPEMSLRITLPALEKALGRSVTFVGSPDPDDLGKLAPGSVVLVENTRFSPKEEANDPEMAAFLASLGDVYCNDAFSAAHRAHASTEGVAHLLPNCAGRLMQAELAALEAALSRPKRPVAAVVGGAKVSTKIGLLKNLVGKLDLLIIGGGMANTFLLAKGARLGASLSEPELVETANSIMAKAEATGCTIMLPVDGLVAREFKAGAGYEVVKLSSDTMLDNDQMVLDAGPESIAAITAAFADLETLIWNGPLGAFEIPPFDAATMAAARDAAERTTSGGLVSVAGGGDTVAALNAAGVAGDFTYVSTAGGAFLEWMEGKTLPGVAALGG